The Thermodesulfobacteriota bacterium sequence GTTACAATGGTTTATATTATTTGAAGACGATGAAAGAAAGTTCTTTTACACCCATATGGGGTTTGGGAGAATTCATTACGGAACGGATTTAAAACAAAGTCTCAACCGGATAGATAAAGCGGATGGGATAATAGAAGACTCAATTACGGCACACAGTGAAGCGACAGAGCAGTCGGCGTTCTTGATGAAGTTAAAAAGGATCCAATCTGATTTGTTCGAGCTTAGGGCTTGGCTTTCAGAATTTGATACATTAAGCTATCTGGTTCTCGATTACGGAGAGTTATGTTCCTTCATTAATCCCTATACTCTTAATATGGATCACAGCTCAAAAGAGGCATGGGATATGTTGAGTAACCTGAACAATGGTAATATAGGCGAATCCAGGCGAATACTGAATTCATTGCTCGAGAAGTGGGAAACCGTAAAGAAAAAAGTTTCAGCTGACATATTGAAAAACGACATCCAGTAAAATCCCTTAATATTTTAACTTTCCAGATTCAGGAATTAATACTGAACTCATGCTCCTAACACTTTCATATAGCATGATTTAAGCCGTTCCTCACTGAATGGAGATAATATTTCTCTCACCTAGAGAAATAGCAAGAAACGGATTGCTAAAAAAATTATGGGGATCTAAAATATAATAGACAATTATGATGCTAACATTTGTTTGAATCTGTGAGGCTTATATATTGTTCGAAGATAATTTATACAAATTATCGAAAGATTATCAAAGAATCGAGCAGACTATTCTGTATCTGGATAAGCATTTCCGGGAACAGCCTACGTTGAGTGAACTTGCCAAAAATGTAAATCTCAGTGAATATCACTTTCACCGTTTATTTAAAAGATGGGCAGGTATAACGCCTAAGCAATTCCTGAAATTTTTGACTATTGAGTATGCAAAAAACCTTTTAGACGAGTCACAAAGTCTTCTCGATATAACTTATAACTCGGGACTCTCAAGCACAAGCAGGCTGCACGAACTCTTTGTCACAATCGATGCAGTTACTCCCGGAGAATTTAAAAAAAAGGGGCAAGGTCTGGTCATTATTTATGGAGTCCACCCCACGCCCTTCGGAAAATGTCTTCTGTCCGTAACTGAAAGGGGAATCTGCGGACTGTCTTTTATAGCAGAGAACAATGTCGATGAAACAATAACAAGCCTCATGAAAGAATGGAACGGGGCAAAGTTTATTGAGAATGCAAATTTTACACGCGATTATATAGATAAAATATTCATTCCCTCATCAAAAGAGGATAGACCGAAATTAAATTTATTCTTAAAGGGTACCAACTTTCAGATTAAGGTTTGGCAGGCATTACTTAATATACCTTCTGTGCATGTTCTGTCATATGAGGACATAGCAAAATCTATAGGCTGCCTTGACGGGTTGAAAACTATAGGAAAAGCGGTGATGTCAAACCCGATTGCATATCTCATCCCCTGTCACCGATTAATCCACAGTATGGGAATTTTCGGCTCCTATAAGTGGGGCACAGCAAGAAAAAGAGCTATGGTGGGATGGGAAACGGCTAAGGGAAAAGTCGATTTATATGATCGACACACAGAGGATATGCAAATTCTAGATAAATCTGCATGCACCGATGAGATTTGAATAGACGGTAAAACTTAATAAGGAGGGTATATCAACATGAAGCTTAAAGATAAAGTAGTGATAATTACGGGGGGGAGTTTAGGTCTGGGGAAAGACACTGCACTTCTGTTCTACAGAGAAGGAGCCAGTGTCATAATAACAGGACGTACGGAAAAAACTCTTAAGGAAGCAGTTGGAGACGCTCAAAATCAGGGCAGTGGGGGTGAAATTGAATATCTGGTAGCCGATGCCTCGAAGGAAGAAGATTGTAGAAATACTGTCGATTACGTCATAAATAAATATGGAAGAGTTGATATTTTATTCAATAATGCAGGAGTACTTTATGTATATTACACCCATGAAACTCCAATTGAAATTTGGGACAAAACGTTTGAGATAAACGTGCGGGGCACATTCTTAATGTCAAAATTTACGATTCCGCACATGTTGAATCAGGGAAAGGGCTGCATAGTCAACAACTCTTCAATTCTAGGATCAAGAGCAGCGCCAGCGTGTGCCGCATATATCGCTACAAAGGGTGCTATTGCACAGTTAACGAGAGCTATGGCTGTCGAATATGCACAACAAGGAATCAGGGTAAATGCAATTTGTCCCGGAACTACGGTTACACCCTTGGTCGAGGGTCTATTCGAACAAACGGATGACCCGGAAGGGGCAAGGAGACTCTGGGAGTCCTACAATCCGATGGGCCGTCTCGGGAAGCCGTCTGAAATTGCGAGGGGTGTGCTGTTTCTATGCGACGATGAAGTCGAGTTTATGACCGGCAGTATGCTTCACATAGACGGCGGCTGGATTGCGCGTTGACTTATGAAATTAGCTGTCACTTGAACTTAAACTGCAAAATAATTGTATCTATTTAGCAGGAGGGGTCGTTTTATCGGAGTGATTTCCTTGGTGGTGGAGGTGGGATGAAGGGATGAGATGGGGTATGATGGGGTATGCACCCCTTCTTCCCGGGGCTCCGGCTCGTTCAATTCGACTGCCTCCTGCGCCTTTGCTCCTTTTTCTGTTAAAAGAATTCCTTCTCTTGAGCCTTCCCTATACACAGTTAATCAATTTCCGTTTTGAAGTGGACCTAAAGAGGAAAAACCCCATCATATTTGAAGGTCCATTCAGAAAAACCCAGACTGATTCGTTTCTTATTTCGGTCTGGGTTTTCTATTAATGATCTGCCCCCTAAGATATAGCCATAATTTAAGTTAGATTTTTGAAGGACAATCAGAAGCAGTATTTCATAATTATTGCAAATATGCTGTACATTACTTATGAGTCCGACTTAAACCTTATTAAAGGGGACGCAACCCTTTGTTACAAAGGCAGAAGCTTAAACATAGCTAACTCAATCATTTTGCTTTATTTCACTCCGGGACAAAAGGTTGCCGGTGATTTTTCCAGGCCCAGGGCTTGTCCGAGTATCTCGGTAGCGCTGACAAAAGCTTCTACCGTCGCGCCTGACCAGAAACCAGTATTGCACGTAATGCCATTGCAATTGGCCCCATAGGTTACAAAGCGATTTGTGCGCTTGATGTCGCAAGCGCAGATCGCCTTGAGTGGATCTAGCGGATCTACCGTGCATGGTTTGTCTAAACAATCCGTCCAGGGTTTCCCACTGGGACAGATCATTACCGGCTTGGTAGGGGCCTCGGCGAAAGAGTATGTGGAAATTAATGTCTCAACCCCGCTTTTAT is a genomic window containing:
- a CDS encoding SDR family oxidoreductase, whose translation is MKLKDKVVIITGGSLGLGKDTALLFYREGASVIITGRTEKTLKEAVGDAQNQGSGGEIEYLVADASKEEDCRNTVDYVINKYGRVDILFNNAGVLYVYYTHETPIEIWDKTFEINVRGTFLMSKFTIPHMLNQGKGCIVNNSSILGSRAAPACAAYIATKGAIAQLTRAMAVEYAQQGIRVNAICPGTTVTPLVEGLFEQTDDPEGARRLWESYNPMGRLGKPSEIARGVLFLCDDEVEFMTGSMLHIDGGWIAR
- a CDS encoding methylated-DNA--[protein]-cysteine S-methyltransferase translates to MFEDNLYKLSKDYQRIEQTILYLDKHFREQPTLSELAKNVNLSEYHFHRLFKRWAGITPKQFLKFLTIEYAKNLLDESQSLLDITYNSGLSSTSRLHELFVTIDAVTPGEFKKKGQGLVIIYGVHPTPFGKCLLSVTERGICGLSFIAENNVDETITSLMKEWNGAKFIENANFTRDYIDKIFIPSSKEDRPKLNLFLKGTNFQIKVWQALLNIPSVHVLSYEDIAKSIGCLDGLKTIGKAVMSNPIAYLIPCHRLIHSMGIFGSYKWGTARKRAMVGWETAKGKVDLYDRHTEDMQILDKSACTDEI